The Thermus hydrothermalis genome includes a region encoding these proteins:
- the trpC gene encoding indole-3-glycerol phosphate synthase TrpC has product MRPDLSRVPGVLGEIARKRAKEVAPYPLPVPPPAPSFREALLLPGLSLIAEVKKESPSEGAIRQVDPVEAARAYARGGARAISVLTEPHHFGGSLLDLERVRQGVALPLLRKDFVVDPFMLEEARAFGASAVLLIVAVLGELTGAYLERARALGLDALVEVHTERELEVALEAGAEILGINNRDLATLRIDLATAPRLGRLARERGFGGVLVAESGYGRREELKALEGLFDAVLIGTSLMRKPDLEGAVRELVG; this is encoded by the coding sequence ATGCGGCCTGACCTTTCCCGGGTGCCGGGGGTGCTGGGGGAGATTGCCCGGAAGCGGGCTAAGGAGGTGGCCCCGTACCCCCTGCCCGTTCCTCCGCCCGCACCCTCCTTTAGGGAGGCCCTCCTCCTTCCTGGCCTTTCCCTCATCGCCGAGGTGAAGAAGGAAAGCCCCTCCGAAGGGGCCATCCGGCAGGTGGACCCCGTGGAGGCGGCTAGGGCCTACGCCCGAGGGGGTGCCCGGGCCATCAGCGTCCTCACCGAGCCCCACCATTTTGGGGGGAGCCTTTTGGACCTGGAGCGGGTGCGCCAGGGGGTGGCCCTTCCCCTCCTGCGCAAGGACTTCGTGGTGGACCCCTTCATGCTGGAGGAGGCCCGGGCCTTTGGGGCGAGCGCCGTCCTCCTCATCGTGGCGGTGCTGGGGGAGCTCACGGGGGCTTACCTGGAGCGGGCGAGGGCCTTGGGGCTGGACGCTCTGGTGGAGGTGCACACGGAAAGGGAGCTGGAGGTGGCCCTCGAGGCCGGGGCGGAGATCCTCGGCATCAACAACCGCGACCTCGCCACCTTGCGCATAGACCTGGCCACCGCCCCCCGTCTGGGCCGGCTGGCCCGGGAGCGGGGGTTTGGGGGTGTCCTGGTGGCGGAGTCGGGCTATGGCCGGCGGGAGGAGCTCAAGGCCTTGGAAGGGCTTTTTGATGCGGTCCTCATCGGCACGAGCCTCATGCGCAAACCCGACCTGGAGGGGGCGGTGCGGGAGCTTGTAGGATAG
- the hisA gene encoding 1-(5-phosphoribosyl)-5-[(5-phosphoribosylamino)methylideneamino]imidazole-4-carboxamide isomerase yields MLVIPAVDLKGGRAVRLYEGRPEAETAYGDPVAAALRWQEEGARLLHLVDLDRALGTGDNREALSQIAQALAVPFQVGGGIRSLEALEEVLSLGASRAVVGTVAVKNPPLLERMLSLAGPERLALALDARGLEVVVSGWQEATLLSALDLLRDWAAMGVRTVIYTDVRRDGTLRGLDLEVVARVREAWPHALIAGGGIAGPEDLWGLKRLGVEGALVGKALYEGRVRLRDFAVS; encoded by the coding sequence ATGCTGGTCATCCCCGCGGTGGACCTCAAGGGGGGCCGGGCGGTGCGGCTTTACGAGGGCCGCCCGGAGGCGGAAACCGCCTACGGCGACCCGGTGGCGGCGGCCCTTCGTTGGCAGGAAGAGGGGGCGAGGCTTTTGCACCTCGTAGACCTGGACCGGGCCTTGGGCACGGGGGATAACCGCGAGGCCCTTTCCCAAATCGCCCAGGCCCTTGCCGTGCCCTTCCAGGTGGGCGGAGGGATCCGCTCCTTAGAGGCCTTGGAGGAGGTGCTCTCCTTGGGAGCAAGCCGGGCGGTGGTGGGTACCGTGGCGGTGAAAAACCCCCCCCTCCTGGAAAGGATGCTTTCCCTAGCGGGCCCGGAGCGGCTGGCCCTGGCCTTGGATGCCCGGGGGCTTGAGGTGGTGGTTTCGGGCTGGCAGGAGGCCACGCTCCTTTCCGCCCTAGACCTCCTCAGGGACTGGGCGGCCATGGGGGTGCGGACCGTCATCTACACGGACGTGCGCCGGGACGGGACGCTTAGGGGCCTGGACCTCGAGGTGGTGGCCCGGGTGCGGGAGGCCTGGCCCCATGCCCTCATCGCCGGGGGCGGGATTGCGGGGCCCGAGGACCTTTGGGGCCTAAAGCGCCTAGGGGTAGAAGGGGCCTTGGTGGGGAAGGCGCTTTACGAGGGGAGGGTCCGGCTCAGGGACTTCGCCGTATCCTGA
- a CDS encoding single-stranded-DNA-specific exonuclease RecJ, giving the protein MRERVRWRLLPLPPVPEWLGLMEAFGVGPEAALAYWHRGVRRREDLVPPLTRLPLKGLEEAAELLAQALKEGKRIRIHGDYDADGLTGTAILVRGLRALGAKVHPFIPHRLEEGYGVLMDRIPEHLEAADVFVTVDCGIANHAELRELVENGVEVLVTDHHTPKETPPPGLVVHPAYTPGLGEHPTGAGVAFSLLWALHERLGLPPPLAYADLAAVGTIADVAPLWGWNRALVREGLARLSTSRWVGLRLLAQAVGYTGKAVEVAFRIGPRINAASRLGEAEKALNLLLTDSEAEAQALVEELNRLNARRQAIEEEMLKRLLPKADPEAKAIVLRDPEGHPGVMGIVASRILEATWRPVFLVAQGKGTVRSLPPISAVGALKEAEDLLVRFGGHREAAGFALDEARFPEFQRRIEAYAARFPDPVQEVPLLGPLPPLSQLPSLYRALSALEPFGAGNPEPLFLLAGSPEEVRTMGEGKHLSFRLQGVRVVAWRMGEKGVPSPVEAAVLLTENRFNGTVSYEAQAQDFRVPGELLGEAEPFAFPLSLEEALARARMGEGVYVPEENLEGLAYARRQGFRLLPPEEASLWLGLPPYPVAQKRVEVALGSETKRRLERPPVLETPGEALRAHVAKRLLFAYERRHPGLFSEALWAYWEVSRVQATAGSP; this is encoded by the coding sequence ATGAGGGAAAGGGTCCGCTGGCGCCTCCTTCCCCTGCCCCCCGTCCCCGAGTGGCTTGGCCTCATGGAGGCCTTCGGGGTGGGGCCCGAGGCCGCCTTGGCCTACTGGCACCGGGGGGTGAGGCGGCGGGAGGACCTCGTGCCTCCCCTTACCCGGCTTCCCCTCAAGGGCCTCGAGGAGGCGGCCGAGCTTTTAGCGCAGGCGCTAAAGGAAGGCAAGCGCATCCGCATCCACGGGGACTACGACGCCGATGGCCTCACGGGAACGGCCATCCTGGTGCGGGGGCTTCGGGCCCTAGGGGCCAAGGTCCACCCCTTTATCCCCCACCGCCTGGAGGAGGGCTACGGCGTCCTCATGGACCGCATCCCCGAGCACCTGGAGGCGGCGGACGTTTTCGTCACCGTGGATTGCGGCATCGCCAACCACGCCGAGCTCCGGGAGCTTGTGGAAAACGGGGTGGAGGTCCTGGTCACCGACCACCATACCCCCAAGGAAACCCCGCCCCCGGGCCTGGTGGTCCACCCCGCCTACACCCCGGGGCTAGGGGAGCACCCCACGGGGGCGGGGGTGGCCTTTTCCCTCCTCTGGGCGCTCCACGAGCGCCTGGGGCTACCGCCCCCTTTGGCCTACGCCGATTTGGCGGCGGTGGGCACCATCGCCGACGTGGCCCCCCTCTGGGGGTGGAACCGGGCCCTGGTGCGGGAGGGATTAGCCCGGCTTTCCACCTCCAGGTGGGTGGGCTTACGCCTCCTCGCCCAGGCGGTGGGCTACACGGGGAAGGCGGTGGAGGTGGCCTTCCGCATCGGCCCCCGCATCAACGCCGCAAGCCGCCTGGGAGAGGCGGAGAAAGCGCTCAACCTCCTCCTTACGGATAGCGAGGCGGAGGCCCAGGCTTTGGTGGAGGAGCTCAACCGCCTCAACGCCCGCCGCCAGGCCATAGAGGAGGAGATGCTAAAGCGCCTTCTCCCCAAGGCCGACCCTGAGGCCAAGGCCATCGTCCTAAGGGACCCGGAAGGCCACCCCGGGGTGATGGGCATCGTGGCGAGCCGGATCCTCGAGGCCACCTGGCGCCCCGTCTTCTTGGTGGCGCAGGGCAAGGGCACGGTGCGAAGCCTCCCGCCCATCAGCGCCGTGGGGGCCCTTAAGGAGGCGGAAGACCTCCTCGTCCGTTTTGGCGGCCACAGGGAGGCGGCGGGCTTCGCCCTGGACGAGGCCCGCTTCCCCGAGTTCCAAAGGCGGATAGAAGCCTACGCCGCCCGCTTCCCCGACCCCGTGCAGGAGGTGCCCTTGCTTGGGCCTTTGCCCCCGCTTTCCCAGTTGCCCTCCCTTTACCGGGCCCTTTCCGCCCTGGAGCCCTTCGGGGCCGGGAACCCTGAGCCCCTTTTCCTGCTTGCGGGAAGCCCCGAGGAGGTGAGGACCATGGGGGAGGGCAAGCACCTTTCCTTCCGGCTCCAAGGGGTGCGGGTGGTGGCCTGGCGCATGGGGGAGAAGGGGGTGCCGAGCCCCGTGGAGGCGGCGGTGCTCCTCACGGAAAACCGCTTCAATGGCACCGTGAGCTACGAGGCCCAGGCCCAGGACTTCCGGGTGCCGGGGGAGCTTCTTGGCGAGGCCGAGCCCTTCGCCTTCCCCCTTTCCCTGGAGGAGGCCCTGGCCCGGGCCCGGATGGGGGAGGGGGTGTACGTGCCCGAGGAGAACCTGGAGGGGCTGGCCTACGCCAGGCGGCAGGGCTTCCGCCTTCTCCCTCCGGAGGAGGCCTCCCTTTGGCTCGGCCTTCCCCCTTACCCAGTGGCCCAGAAGCGGGTGGAGGTGGCCTTGGGGAGCGAAACCAAGAGGCGGCTGGAAAGGCCCCCCGTTTTGGAAACCCCCGGAGAGGCCCTTAGGGCGCACGTGGCCAAGAGGCTCCTCTTCGCCTACGAGAGGCGGCACCCGGGCCTTTTCAGCGAGGCCCTTTGGGCGTACTGGGAGGTGAGCCGTGTACAAGCAACCGCGGGAAGCCCATGA